From Brochothrix thermosphacta DSM 20171 = FSL F6-1036, a single genomic window includes:
- a CDS encoding LacI family DNA-binding transcriptional regulator translates to MVGIKDIAKKTGYSISTVSYALNNSHKVSEATRAIIIKAADELHYVPNNAARTLKRNQSNIIGVFLADYSGAFYGELLHGIKLQLQKENYEMIVCSGEQSHRFIPEKLIDGAIILDAAFDDDEILRLADLDNNIVTMDRDIVHPRIGTVLLDNEGGTNAALTQLGQYDELPLYIVTGPEASYDSQSRYKTAKRWASENKCEVNWIDGDFSRKSGQRAARQILSENSRYPITVFSFNDEMAVGMYKVFAKTDLLIGRDIKMVGFDNIEIASFLTPRLTTIGYSKYHWGIEAAKQIVAIIQNEDAAHKKVYTSLITGESLEKES, encoded by the coding sequence ATGGTAGGGATCAAAGACATTGCAAAGAAAACCGGTTATTCAATATCGACGGTTTCTTATGCTTTGAACAATAGTCATAAAGTTTCGGAAGCGACACGCGCAATCATCATCAAAGCAGCAGATGAGTTACACTATGTGCCTAACAATGCTGCACGTACGCTCAAACGAAATCAATCCAACATTATCGGTGTGTTTTTAGCAGATTATAGCGGGGCTTTTTATGGTGAGCTTTTGCATGGCATTAAGTTGCAATTGCAAAAAGAAAACTACGAAATGATCGTTTGTAGTGGTGAACAATCGCACCGATTTATTCCTGAAAAATTAATTGATGGGGCGATTATATTAGATGCTGCTTTTGATGATGATGAAATTTTAAGGCTGGCGGATCTTGATAATAATATCGTTACCATGGATCGTGATATTGTTCACCCTCGCATCGGCACAGTTTTATTGGATAATGAGGGCGGCACTAATGCCGCTTTAACGCAGTTAGGTCAATATGATGAGTTACCTCTTTATATTGTGACTGGACCAGAAGCTTCTTATGATAGCCAATCGCGTTATAAGACAGCGAAGCGTTGGGCAAGTGAAAATAAATGTGAGGTTAATTGGATTGATGGCGACTTTTCACGCAAATCTGGTCAACGAGCAGCGCGACAAATTTTAAGTGAAAATAGTCGTTATCCTATTACTGTTTTTTCTTTTAATGATGAAATGGCAGTCGGCATGTATAAGGTATTTGCTAAAACTGATTTGTTAATTGGTCGAGATATTAAAATGGTCGGTTTTGATAACATTGAAATTGCTTCGTTTTTAACACCACGACTGACGACGATTGGTTACTCGAAATACCATTGGGGTATTGAAGCGGCTAAACAGATTGTAGCAATCATTCAAAATGAAGATGCCGCACATAAAAAAGTATATACAAGCCTTATTACAGGCGAATCGCTGGAAAAGGAGAGTTAG
- a CDS encoding GH36-type glycosyl hydrolase domain-containing protein yields the protein MTYKKAANHLKAANMNVYLYDNGGIQAIQADNILLNQVVLHPFDEPLQQIYLRQYNDETISYVPLLTHTCEIAIESKAVTYTGRIDNQPYTVRLSLHEHGYFYDVAIAGLSQTADLVFSQDLGLAEEGALRSNEAYTSQYIDIRAVEAESGYRLLAKQNQAQNGAFPQIEVGSFQPTVAYATDGFDVYGLSYKQTGELSGLKQPKLASRIYQYEMSQLWLQTETFKPNEAVNATFYVWYKKDIGQHASETIDADLLKTTYRELIKGEVAQTKTAGFKMPITHLAGKSWSNEKIDSRYETIVTPERNSDEAYLSFFTAEHSHVVTLQKELLVARQHGHVLLDKVDVLKPQHTLATTSWMTGVFNSQVVQGNTNLNKWLTHSRNPLNILRNSGQRIYLKTTTGLQLLTMPTLFEMGANYTRWFYQLDNDVLVVTNEVTSESKEIRLTITSENKLSYSFVITTNHSFGANEHEENCAVDSVEETNAILFNVKGLPRYALLFDGSQIKTKMNSDYFVEGMAAEADLTVLETTPQTEFVLTLQTGDREGLPQAGTFVEEQAKITAYYKGLVNDLAFEAPTALATTLNLTTFWYTHNMLVHYASPHGLEQYSGAAWGTRDVCQGPFEFFRTFNNKEAMKSILRELYSHQYEQTGDWPQWFMFDDYREIQQEESHGDIIVWPLKIIGDYLQQTGDIAFLDEVLPYTDNHTFKQTTGDTLRAHMDKAIATIESHFMPGTFLSNYGNGDWDDTLQPASVAIKERLVSSWTVTLTYQVFKTLAEVLPDNKKVSALAAGIKADFEKYCLATDDVIPGFLEFEETGHVTPLIHPTDTKTNISYRLIPLTRSIIAGLVSKEQAEKQLALIKKELHFEDGVRLMNHPAQYQDGISQYFKRAEQAANFGREVGLAYLHAHIRYVEALVAMGETTAVTELLRINPVVVHETVASALPRQRNAYFSSSDAQFINRYDAAENFDKLRTGDIAVAGGWRVYSSGPGIYLHQLISQCVGLRETATSYVFDPVLDLKELPLKVTQTLANRPVHISIEAGDQTSLVVNDSEIVTKATTGIYRNSGITLEKSMIDSILKEDDNHITLVISQ from the coding sequence TTGACATACAAAAAAGCAGCGAATCACTTAAAAGCGGCGAACATGAATGTCTATCTGTACGACAATGGTGGCATTCAGGCCATTCAAGCAGATAATATTTTGCTTAATCAAGTTGTATTACATCCTTTTGATGAACCATTACAACAAATTTATTTACGTCAGTATAATGATGAAACAATCAGCTATGTCCCTTTGTTGACTCACACTTGTGAAATCGCGATTGAGTCAAAAGCAGTTACATATACTGGTAGAATAGATAATCAACCTTATACTGTGCGATTGAGTTTGCATGAACATGGCTATTTTTATGATGTAGCAATTGCAGGTCTTTCACAAACAGCGGATTTAGTCTTTTCGCAAGATTTAGGTTTAGCTGAAGAAGGGGCATTGCGTAGTAATGAAGCTTATACATCACAATACATCGATATCCGTGCAGTAGAAGCAGAAAGTGGTTACCGTTTATTAGCCAAACAAAATCAGGCTCAAAATGGTGCCTTCCCACAAATTGAAGTCGGCAGTTTTCAACCTACCGTTGCATATGCAACGGATGGGTTTGATGTATATGGTTTGTCATATAAACAAACAGGCGAACTTTCGGGGTTAAAACAACCCAAATTAGCAAGTCGTATCTACCAATATGAAATGTCACAATTATGGTTGCAGACAGAAACGTTTAAACCAAATGAAGCTGTGAATGCTACTTTTTATGTATGGTATAAAAAAGATATAGGTCAACACGCAAGTGAAACCATCGATGCTGATCTTTTAAAAACAACTTATAGAGAGTTAATAAAGGGTGAAGTAGCTCAAACAAAAACAGCAGGATTTAAGATGCCAATCACTCATTTAGCAGGTAAATCATGGAGTAACGAAAAGATTGATAGTCGATATGAAACAATTGTAACACCTGAACGAAATAGTGATGAAGCCTATTTATCTTTCTTTACAGCTGAGCATAGCCATGTTGTAACGCTCCAAAAAGAATTATTGGTTGCTCGTCAGCACGGGCACGTCCTCCTAGATAAAGTCGATGTTTTAAAACCGCAACACACATTAGCGACAACTTCTTGGATGACGGGTGTATTTAACTCACAGGTGGTTCAAGGTAATACCAATTTAAATAAGTGGCTCACACATTCACGTAATCCTTTAAATATTTTACGTAATAGTGGTCAGCGTATTTATTTGAAAACAACAACGGGTTTACAATTATTAACAATGCCAACGTTATTTGAAATGGGTGCAAACTATACGCGCTGGTTCTATCAATTAGACAATGACGTACTAGTTGTTACAAACGAAGTAACCAGTGAAAGTAAGGAAATTCGTTTAACCATTACATCTGAAAATAAGTTATCTTATTCATTTGTGATAACAACCAATCATTCGTTTGGTGCGAATGAGCATGAAGAAAATTGCGCTGTTGATAGTGTAGAAGAAACTAATGCTATTCTATTTAATGTGAAGGGTTTGCCTCGATATGCGTTACTATTTGATGGTTCTCAAATCAAAACGAAAATGAACAGTGACTATTTTGTGGAAGGAATGGCAGCAGAAGCTGATTTAACAGTGCTCGAAACAACGCCACAAACAGAGTTTGTATTGACTCTGCAGACTGGTGATCGCGAGGGCTTGCCTCAAGCAGGTACATTTGTAGAAGAACAAGCGAAGATAACTGCTTATTATAAAGGTTTAGTGAATGACTTAGCGTTTGAAGCACCAACAGCGTTAGCGACAACATTAAATCTTACAACTTTCTGGTACACACACAATATGCTTGTACACTATGCGTCACCGCATGGTTTAGAACAATACAGTGGCGCTGCTTGGGGAACACGTGATGTTTGCCAAGGTCCTTTTGAATTTTTCCGTACGTTCAATAATAAAGAAGCCATGAAGAGTATTCTGCGCGAATTGTACTCACATCAATATGAACAAACGGGTGATTGGCCACAATGGTTTATGTTTGATGATTACCGCGAAATTCAACAAGAAGAAAGCCATGGCGATATTATAGTATGGCCTTTGAAAATTATTGGTGATTATTTACAACAAACAGGAGATATTGCCTTTTTAGATGAAGTTTTACCTTATACGGATAATCATACATTTAAACAAACAACAGGTGATACATTACGAGCGCATATGGATAAAGCCATTGCAACCATTGAGTCACATTTTATGCCAGGAACCTTCTTATCTAATTACGGTAATGGGGATTGGGATGATACGTTACAACCCGCAAGTGTTGCAATCAAAGAGCGACTTGTTTCATCTTGGACAGTCACATTAACATACCAAGTATTTAAAACATTAGCTGAAGTATTACCAGACAATAAAAAAGTTAGCGCATTAGCTGCTGGAATCAAAGCTGACTTTGAAAAATACTGTTTAGCGACAGATGATGTCATTCCTGGCTTTCTTGAATTTGAAGAAACAGGCCATGTGACCCCACTTATCCATCCGACAGATACGAAGACAAATATTTCTTATCGTTTGATACCGCTCACGCGTAGTATTATTGCAGGACTTGTGAGCAAGGAACAAGCAGAAAAACAATTGGCACTTATTAAAAAAGAATTGCATTTTGAAGACGGTGTACGTCTCATGAATCACCCAGCACAATACCAAGATGGTATTTCACAATACTTTAAGCGAGCAGAGCAAGCGGCTAATTTCGGACGAGAAGTAGGGTTAGCTTATCTCCATGCCCATATTCGTTATGTTGAAGCATTGGTTGCAATGGGTGAAACCACAGCTGTCACTGAGTTGTTACGTATTAATCCAGTTGTGGTTCATGAAACAGTAGCGTCAGCATTGCCACGTCAAAGAAATGCGTATTTTAGCAGCTCTGATGCGCAATTTATCAACCGCTATGATGCAGCTGAAAACTTCGACAAACTACGTACAGGTGATATTGCAGTTGCTGGCGGCTGGCGTGTCTACTCAAGTGGACCAGGTATTTATCTGCATCAATTGATCAGTCAATGTGTTGGTTTGCGTGAAACTGCCACATCCTATGTGTTTGATCCTGTTCTTGATTTAAAGGAATTGCCACTAAAAGTGACACAAACACTTGCAAATCGACCTGTTCATATTAGTATTGAAGCAGGCGATCAGACGAGCCTAGTAGTGAACGATTCTGAAATTGTGACAAAGGCAACAACCGGAATTTATCGAAATTCAGGGATAACGCTAGAAAAAAGTATGATAGATAGTATACTTAAAGAAGATGATAATCACATCACACTTGTGATTTCGCAGTGA